A stretch of Candidatus Vicinibacter affinis DNA encodes these proteins:
- a CDS encoding RNA methyltransferase, translated as MISKNEIKWIRQLHDKKYRHEEGLYLAEGSRLVLDLMQTKPEDVVLVTGTSLWASKHATKLREFSEQFKEIGADDLGRIASLKSTDEVLGVFRFPVFNEIILQDMPVSLYLDEVRDPGNLGTIIRTADWFGVKEIFLAPGSTDTYNSKTIQASMSSIARVKVSEVDINFLKEFVGFGTLIGTAMNGKPYTQLQLKKPAIICLGNESHGLSKDIFELCQEVVTIPSKSLGSESLNVAVSAGIILSHFCI; from the coding sequence ATGATTTCAAAAAATGAAATAAAATGGATTAGACAACTTCACGACAAAAAATACAGGCATGAGGAGGGCTTGTATCTTGCCGAAGGATCCAGGTTGGTGCTTGATTTGATGCAAACAAAACCTGAAGACGTTGTATTGGTGACAGGCACCAGTCTTTGGGCTTCGAAGCACGCTACAAAGCTAAGAGAATTTTCTGAACAATTCAAAGAAATAGGAGCTGATGACCTTGGAAGAATAGCCAGCTTGAAATCAACTGACGAAGTGCTGGGAGTCTTTCGTTTCCCTGTATTTAATGAAATCATTCTCCAGGATATGCCTGTGAGTCTTTACCTGGATGAAGTTCGTGATCCCGGCAACCTTGGCACCATTATTCGGACGGCAGATTGGTTTGGAGTCAAAGAAATATTCCTTGCGCCAGGATCTACGGATACCTACAACTCCAAAACAATTCAAGCTTCCATGTCCAGCATTGCAAGGGTGAAGGTCAGTGAGGTAGATATTAATTTTTTGAAAGAATTTGTTGGATTTGGGACACTGATAGGCACAGCAATGAATGGAAAGCCATATACACAGCTTCAATTGAAAAAACCTGCTATTATATGTTTGGGAAATGAATCTCATGGATTGTCTAAAGATATTTTCGAGCTTTGTCAGGAAGTTGTGACTATACCCTCTAAAAGTCTGGGTTCAGAATCACTAAATGTAGCAGTGAGTGCCGGAATTATTTTATCTCATTTTTGCATTTGA
- a CDS encoding zinc-binding dehydrogenase has translation MKAAIIKEKNTPIVIEQIANPEPSLKEVVVDVQFAGLNHRDVWILKGQYAGIQYPMVVGSDLAGTYLGKKVIVNPAFNWGNIQTHQSNHFEILGLPKYGALAEKVKVPESSIHPLPEHLKPEEGASLPLAGLTAYRALISRGQAVKGEKVLITGIGGGVALFAMQFALALGLEVYVSSSDENKIQKAVSLGAKAGVNYKNEEWEKDFVKNFGGVDLVIDGAAGDGFGKLVKICNPAARIVIYGGTNGMITQLIPQQIFWKQISILGSTMGSETDFKNMLTMVEKHQIHPVIDQIFPFDEVNEAFNRMSSGKQFGKIVLGIAP, from the coding sequence ATGAAAGCAGCCATTATCAAAGAGAAAAACACCCCGATTGTAATTGAACAAATTGCCAACCCTGAGCCCTCTTTGAAAGAAGTGGTGGTTGATGTACAATTTGCGGGTTTGAATCATCGAGATGTCTGGATTCTAAAGGGGCAATATGCCGGTATTCAGTATCCAATGGTGGTTGGTTCTGATTTGGCTGGAACCTACCTTGGGAAGAAGGTTATTGTTAATCCTGCATTTAATTGGGGGAACATCCAGACTCACCAATCCAATCATTTTGAAATTCTTGGATTACCCAAGTACGGAGCACTTGCCGAAAAGGTGAAAGTGCCTGAATCTTCCATTCATCCTTTACCTGAGCATCTCAAGCCTGAAGAAGGAGCGTCTCTGCCACTGGCCGGTCTTACTGCTTACAGGGCATTAATTAGCAGGGGGCAGGCTGTTAAAGGAGAAAAAGTTTTGATAACCGGAATTGGAGGTGGTGTAGCACTTTTTGCCATGCAATTTGCATTGGCGTTAGGCCTGGAGGTATATGTGAGTTCTTCAGATGAAAATAAAATTCAAAAAGCAGTTTCCCTCGGCGCTAAGGCCGGAGTTAATTATAAAAATGAGGAATGGGAAAAAGATTTTGTCAAAAATTTTGGCGGAGTGGATTTAGTCATTGATGGTGCGGCAGGAGATGGATTTGGCAAACTGGTTAAAATTTGCAATCCCGCAGCCAGGATCGTTATTTATGGTGGCACTAATGGCATGATCACTCAGCTGATTCCCCAACAGATATTTTGGAAGCAAATTTCTATTTTAGGGTCCACAATGGGCTCAGAAACTGATTTCAAAAATATGTTGACCATGGTAGAAAAACACCAAATACATCCGGTAATAGATCAAATATTTCCTTTTGATGAAGTCAATGAGGCATTTAATAGAATGTCGAGTGGCAAACAATTTGGTAAAATTGTATTAGGGATAGCTCCATGA
- a CDS encoding metallophosphoesterase family protein has product MTRVAIISDTHGYIDDKLFYYLDSCDEVWHAGDIGDLGIVDQLSSKKISRIVFGNIDNHLIRASVPEVLVFNCEQTKVLIIHIAGKMGSYTPELRKLITEHKPDILVCGHSHILKVGFDKKYQLLHINPGAYGVHGFHVVRTLIRFSIEGKDIKNMEVIEIPRNTIAHV; this is encoded by the coding sequence ATGACAAGAGTTGCAATTATATCGGACACTCATGGTTATATAGACGATAAACTTTTTTATTATTTGGATTCCTGTGATGAAGTGTGGCATGCCGGAGATATAGGAGACCTTGGAATTGTGGACCAGCTGTCCTCCAAAAAAATAAGTCGCATTGTTTTTGGGAATATTGACAATCATTTAATTCGCGCCAGTGTTCCTGAGGTGCTTGTTTTCAATTGTGAACAAACAAAGGTGCTCATCATACATATTGCCGGTAAAATGGGCAGTTATACCCCTGAATTAAGAAAACTTATCACTGAACACAAACCTGATATATTGGTGTGTGGTCATTCTCATATTCTCAAAGTAGGCTTTGATAAAAAATACCAACTCTTACACATCAACCCGGGTGCGTATGGGGTACATGGATTTCATGTGGTCAGAACCCTGATTAGATTTAGTATAGAAGGTAAGGATATTAAAAATATGGAAGTAATTGAAATTCCGCGCAACACAATCGCACATGTTTAA
- a CDS encoding NAD(P)-dependent glycerol-3-phosphate dehydrogenase, producing MKTKEKAIVGVVGAGSFGTTIATLLAHNADVLLFSRRKQIVDNINEHNTHINLTLSKRIRATDQIEEITQSCSLIFPVVPSASFRDTIKSMSPFLTPGHILIHGTKGLDLSDLPLNEIRHIKISRKQIHTMSEVIRQETPVLRIGCLAGPNLYREILDGQPTACVIASEYDEVIKAGSEYLASKIFYVFGSYDLVGAEMAGALKNIIALASGMLAGKGMGKNIQAMLITRGLREMIEIGRAVGATHRSFLGTAGIGDLIATATSEKSRNFTFGFRFSQGESMQEIISSMDEIVEGVRTVQIAHQLAKYYQIRVPIIQMIYSVLFDQMELEKAIQYLMRYPYLPDVDFL from the coding sequence ATGAAAACCAAGGAAAAAGCAATAGTTGGTGTGGTGGGTGCCGGTAGCTTTGGCACGACCATTGCGACGCTTTTGGCCCATAATGCGGATGTTTTGCTTTTTTCCAGAAGGAAACAAATCGTTGACAACATAAATGAACATAATACCCACATAAATCTTACACTTTCCAAAAGAATCAGAGCTACCGATCAAATTGAAGAAATTACTCAATCTTGTAGTTTAATTTTTCCGGTGGTTCCATCCGCAAGCTTTAGAGATACCATCAAATCAATGAGCCCATTTCTTACACCAGGCCATATTCTGATTCACGGAACCAAAGGTCTTGACCTTTCTGATTTGCCTCTTAACGAAATAAGGCATATAAAAATTTCCCGTAAGCAAATTCATACCATGAGCGAGGTCATCCGCCAGGAAACTCCCGTGCTCAGGATTGGTTGTTTGGCAGGACCAAATTTGTACCGGGAAATTCTGGATGGCCAGCCCACAGCATGTGTGATAGCCAGTGAATATGATGAAGTGATCAAAGCTGGTTCTGAATATTTAGCCAGCAAAATATTTTATGTTTTTGGGTCTTATGATTTAGTCGGTGCAGAAATGGCAGGCGCGCTAAAGAATATCATCGCGCTTGCTTCTGGAATGTTGGCGGGCAAAGGCATGGGAAAAAACATCCAGGCCATGTTGATTACCCGAGGGTTGAGGGAAATGATAGAAATAGGAAGAGCCGTCGGAGCCACACACAGATCATTTCTCGGCACTGCAGGAATAGGTGACCTTATAGCAACGGCTACCAGCGAAAAAAGCCGAAACTTCACCTTCGGATTTAGGTTTAGCCAAGGGGAATCTATGCAGGAAATTATAAGTTCAATGGATGAAATTGTTGAAGGTGTAAGAACTGTTCAAATTGCACATCAATTGGCCAAATATTACCAGATTCGGGTCCCCATTATTCAAATGATCTACAGCGTCTTGTTTGACCAAATGGAACTTGAGAAAGCCATCCAATATCTAATGCGCTACCCCTACCTGCCGGATGTGGACTTTCTATAA
- a CDS encoding acetyl-CoA hydrolase/transferase family protein — translation MEIQYKNAEDAVKVVRSGHRVFVQGSAATPTKLLSALENRASELSKVEIVALTTFGEMCLAKPEYKESFYFNSLFVSSNIRDAVQRGMGSYIPVFLSEIPRLFNQKILPIDVAFIHVSPPDAHGYCSLGVSVDISLSAVKNAKYVIAQVNPNMPRTHGDGILHHSEINCCVAVDDPLPEINYGKNAGETESLIGKHCAALIEDGSTLQMGIGSIPDAVMGELYHHKDLGVHTEMFSDGVVNLCKAGVITNKYKKKHRRKVITTFVAGSKMLYEFIDDNPSFAFLESDYVNDAYVIGKNPKVVSINGAIEIDLTGQICSDSIGTYQFSGVGGQMDFMRGAAMSEGGKPVIAISSTTSSGKSKIVPFLKEGAGVVSTRANVHFVVTEFGVANLYGKNLEQRARELVNIAHPQFREELNIAIFERFGKKFF, via the coding sequence ATGGAAATACAATATAAAAATGCAGAGGATGCTGTTAAAGTGGTCCGATCTGGTCATCGTGTATTTGTGCAGGGGAGTGCGGCCACTCCAACCAAATTATTAAGTGCACTGGAGAATAGAGCTTCTGAATTATCCAAGGTAGAAATTGTGGCTTTGACCACTTTTGGTGAAATGTGTTTAGCTAAACCAGAGTATAAAGAGTCTTTTTATTTCAATTCGTTGTTTGTTTCATCCAATATTCGTGACGCTGTCCAGCGGGGTATGGGAAGTTATATTCCAGTATTTCTTAGTGAGATCCCAAGATTGTTTAATCAAAAAATATTGCCAATTGATGTGGCCTTTATCCATGTTTCACCTCCTGATGCTCATGGATATTGCAGTCTGGGAGTTTCAGTGGACATAAGCCTTTCCGCAGTTAAGAATGCAAAATATGTAATTGCACAAGTTAACCCTAATATGCCCAGGACACATGGGGATGGAATACTGCACCATTCTGAAATTAATTGTTGTGTAGCTGTAGACGATCCATTACCCGAAATAAATTATGGCAAGAATGCGGGAGAAACAGAAAGTTTGATTGGGAAACATTGTGCAGCCTTAATAGAAGATGGTTCTACCTTACAAATGGGGATTGGTTCTATTCCCGATGCAGTCATGGGTGAGCTTTATCATCACAAAGATCTTGGTGTCCATACAGAGATGTTTTCTGATGGTGTGGTGAACTTATGCAAGGCTGGGGTTATTACCAATAAATATAAAAAGAAGCATCGCCGAAAAGTAATAACGACTTTTGTCGCAGGGAGTAAAATGCTGTATGAATTTATTGATGACAACCCTTCTTTTGCTTTTCTCGAATCAGATTATGTGAATGATGCTTATGTGATTGGTAAAAACCCTAAAGTTGTTTCTATCAATGGAGCCATTGAAATTGACCTGACCGGACAGATTTGCTCTGATTCAATCGGAACTTATCAATTTTCTGGTGTTGGGGGGCAAATGGATTTTATGAGAGGAGCTGCCATGTCAGAAGGTGGGAAACCTGTTATTGCGATTTCTTCCACTACCAGCAGTGGGAAATCTAAAATTGTTCCCTTTTTGAAAGAAGGAGCCGGGGTTGTAAGCACACGAGCCAATGTGCACTTTGTGGTAACCGAATTTGGGGTGGCTAATTTATATGGGAAAAATCTTGAACAAAGGGCGCGAGAGTTGGTAAACATTGCACATCCTCAATTTAGAGAGGAGCTTAATATAGCTATCTTTGAAAGGTTTGGTAAAAAATTTTTCTAA
- a CDS encoding Na/Pi symporter: MNPTVIQIWPFLAGLGLFLFGMSQMEESLRKMAGRSFTKFLKEHTRNPIKAVLSGALITAVLQSSAMVTLLVMSFTSAGILLLKSGIGIILGANLGTTITGWLVSLLGFKYRLDVIILPLIAIGGLGTLFLTKQWLNQTCRFLMGFGLIFLGLEYMKGAFAEFAQQMDLTFLNGKPYVLFFAVGFLLAAGLQSSSASMVIFLSALSVGIIQVDQCLFMVIGADLGTTISAFLGTLKGNTIRKKTGWAQIYINVFSAIVAWLMMSVYIFIIREILNIRDDMVAVAAFHSMVNFFGIILMLPFLGIFTKFIDRSISSREVSKNKFLKGVSPLESGSALMALRKEAKYFLGESIRLNRIMMRIEESPDDEIEQYGYMKEYENEITNFYIQMQQGNLSAEDAHAVSHISAAVRNAALGVKDIKDISHNLFNLRNSSHTDQYSYFIKLQTSQQEYYDLLKKLMSENQKDSLKLVKQVRQANLKIHMEVNKTLMEIFASNVDALDFDFSSLMNLTREINNSNEYISQAFENLKSLEMGGNKY; the protein is encoded by the coding sequence ATGAATCCGACTGTCATTCAAATCTGGCCTTTTCTTGCAGGTTTGGGACTTTTTCTTTTTGGAATGTCTCAGATGGAAGAATCATTAAGGAAAATGGCAGGCCGAAGCTTTACCAAGTTTCTTAAAGAACATACCAGAAATCCGATAAAAGCCGTGCTTTCCGGGGCGTTGATTACTGCTGTTTTGCAAAGCAGCGCAATGGTCACTTTGTTGGTAATGTCTTTTACAAGTGCAGGAATCCTTCTGCTCAAGAGCGGGATAGGTATAATTCTAGGTGCAAATCTTGGGACGACCATTACAGGATGGCTCGTATCACTTTTGGGATTTAAGTATCGACTAGACGTTATCATTTTACCCTTAATAGCCATTGGGGGTCTTGGCACCCTCTTTCTAACAAAACAGTGGCTGAATCAAACTTGTAGATTTTTAATGGGGTTTGGCCTGATCTTTTTGGGACTTGAATATATGAAAGGAGCTTTTGCCGAATTTGCTCAGCAAATGGACCTCACTTTTTTGAATGGAAAACCATACGTATTATTCTTTGCAGTTGGTTTTTTGCTTGCCGCGGGTCTGCAATCCAGTTCGGCGAGTATGGTTATTTTTTTATCGGCCCTATCTGTTGGAATCATTCAGGTCGATCAGTGTCTTTTTATGGTGATTGGAGCGGATCTAGGAACCACCATTTCTGCATTTTTAGGTACATTAAAAGGAAATACCATTCGGAAAAAGACAGGATGGGCGCAGATATATATCAACGTGTTCAGTGCAATTGTTGCATGGTTGATGATGAGTGTTTATATTTTTATCATCAGGGAAATATTGAACATAAGGGATGACATGGTTGCTGTTGCTGCATTTCACAGCATGGTAAATTTCTTTGGGATCATTTTAATGCTGCCATTTTTAGGAATATTTACCAAGTTTATTGACCGGTCCATTTCAAGCAGGGAGGTTTCAAAAAATAAATTTTTAAAAGGAGTTAGTCCATTAGAATCTGGATCAGCGTTAATGGCTCTTCGGAAAGAAGCGAAGTATTTTCTTGGGGAGTCAATAAGACTTAATAGGATTATGATGCGGATTGAAGAATCTCCTGATGATGAAATTGAACAGTATGGTTATATGAAAGAATATGAAAATGAGATTACTAATTTTTATATTCAAATGCAACAAGGTAATTTGTCTGCTGAAGATGCCCACGCTGTTTCACATATCAGCGCAGCTGTCAGGAATGCGGCATTGGGCGTGAAGGATATCAAGGACATCAGTCATAATCTTTTCAACTTAAGGAACAGTAGCCATACAGATCAATATTCCTATTTTATTAAACTCCAGACTTCTCAGCAGGAATACTACGATTTGTTAAAAAAATTAATGAGTGAAAATCAAAAGGATTCCTTAAAGCTTGTTAAACAAGTGCGACAAGCAAATTTGAAAATTCATATGGAAGTGAATAAAACTTTAATGGAGATTTTTGCTTCAAATGTTGATGCGTTGGATTTCGATTTTTCATCACTGATGAATCTCACCAGAGAAATCAATAATTCCAATGAATATATTTCTCAGGCTTTTGAGAATTTGAAAAGTTTGGAAATGGGTGGCAATAAATATTAA
- the yidC gene encoding membrane protein insertase YidC, translating into MERNHIIGFALIFAVLFVWSEFFFKPNMEKKAKEKKFADSIALASQPQPSGDTSKFMQAPVAQNSGTILDTTSKDSLIQEQTFVLKNKLVEISISNKGAKIIKAKIDNYKKISPGKNNEEIVSDLFLLEDPKNKFDYQIQTAQGPVNTGLLVFESTNKTDESVELKANLPGGGTFFVSYHLKPEDYVLDYSIRVDHAGASNDVVLQWENYLDKLEKNYEYEKFYTSVYYKEKEEDADYCSCRSDDKHDSKTKSVEWVSHSNQFFNSSLIPKEGFSSGSFETVMLAENSEDLKLLKSTLNIPAASVHGKNFDMQWYLGPNEYKRLSQFKNHLQDIIPYGWSIFGTINRHMIRPLFSFLNDFMGSKGLIILLMTLIVKLLVFPLAYKMLKSQARMTALKPEIDKVKAKHKDDLQQQQVETMKMYNEFGVNPLGGCFPLLLQMPIWIALYRFFPATIDFRQASFLWASDLSSFDEFLILPFSIPFFGNTLSLFAFLWVISTLVFTYFSSKTMDFSANPAMLYMQYLMPLMFWFMFNKTAAGLTCYMFFSNLLNIIQTILGRSYLFNHDKIRDQLELNKNKPKKKGGFQERLEQMMKEKQKMEQEKLKNKNKS; encoded by the coding sequence ATGGAACGTAATCATATAATTGGTTTTGCATTGATTTTCGCAGTTTTGTTTGTGTGGAGTGAATTCTTCTTTAAGCCCAACATGGAAAAAAAAGCTAAAGAGAAAAAATTTGCAGATTCAATTGCTTTAGCCAGCCAGCCTCAACCCTCAGGAGACACCTCAAAATTTATGCAAGCCCCCGTGGCTCAAAACAGCGGGACAATCTTAGACACTACTTCAAAGGACAGCCTAATACAAGAACAAACCTTTGTGCTTAAGAATAAATTAGTTGAAATCTCCATCAGCAACAAAGGCGCTAAAATCATTAAAGCCAAAATAGACAACTACAAAAAGATCTCTCCGGGTAAAAACAACGAAGAAATTGTTTCTGACCTTTTTTTATTAGAAGACCCTAAGAATAAATTTGATTACCAAATTCAAACAGCCCAGGGCCCTGTCAATACCGGTTTATTAGTTTTTGAATCCACAAACAAAACCGACGAGTCTGTTGAGTTAAAAGCCAATTTACCTGGTGGTGGTACTTTTTTTGTATCCTATCATCTAAAGCCGGAAGATTATGTTTTGGATTATTCAATTCGGGTTGATCATGCCGGCGCCTCCAATGATGTTGTTTTGCAGTGGGAAAATTATCTGGATAAGCTTGAGAAAAATTATGAATATGAAAAATTCTATACCTCGGTTTATTACAAGGAAAAAGAAGAGGATGCCGATTATTGTTCTTGTCGCTCAGATGATAAACACGACAGTAAAACAAAGTCTGTTGAGTGGGTATCCCATTCCAATCAGTTTTTCAATTCCTCTTTAATCCCCAAGGAAGGTTTTAGCAGTGGGAGTTTTGAAACGGTAATGTTGGCCGAGAATAGTGAAGATCTTAAATTACTTAAATCGACCTTAAATATTCCGGCCGCCTCTGTGCATGGAAAGAATTTTGACATGCAATGGTATCTGGGACCCAATGAATACAAACGTCTAAGTCAATTCAAGAACCATCTTCAAGACATCATCCCATATGGTTGGTCTATTTTCGGGACCATCAACCGACACATGATCCGTCCGCTATTTTCATTCCTCAATGACTTTATGGGAAGCAAGGGTTTGATTATTTTATTGATGACCCTTATTGTAAAGCTCTTGGTTTTTCCATTGGCATACAAGATGTTAAAATCTCAGGCAAGGATGACGGCCCTCAAACCTGAAATTGATAAAGTAAAAGCCAAACATAAAGACGACCTGCAACAACAACAGGTCGAGACCATGAAAATGTACAACGAATTTGGTGTAAATCCCTTGGGGGGATGCTTTCCACTTTTGTTGCAAATGCCTATTTGGATTGCTCTCTACCGTTTTTTTCCAGCAACCATTGACTTTCGCCAAGCCTCATTTTTATGGGCTTCCGACTTATCTTCCTTTGATGAATTTTTGATTTTACCATTTTCTATACCGTTTTTTGGAAATACCTTAAGCTTGTTTGCCTTTCTTTGGGTAATCTCAACCTTGGTATTCACCTATTTTTCTTCCAAGACCATGGATTTCTCAGCCAACCCTGCCATGCTCTACATGCAATATCTGATGCCTCTGATGTTTTGGTTTATGTTCAATAAAACGGCAGCTGGTCTGACCTGCTATATGTTTTTTAGCAATTTGTTGAATATCATTCAAACAATATTGGGAAGAAGTTATCTGTTTAATCATGATAAGATCAGAGATCAGTTGGAATTAAATAAGAACAAACCGAAGAAAAAGGGGGGCTTCCAGGAGAGACTGGAACAGATGATGAAGGAAAAGCAAAAAATGGAACAGGAGAAATTGAAAAACAAAAATAAATCCTGA
- a CDS encoding 3-phosphoshikimate 1-carboxyvinyltransferase, whose translation MTYQLNAQGVGSDFTIALPGSKSETNRLLIIEALSDKRVEILNPSEAQDSQIMVDLIQSKESILNVGDAGTVMRFLAAYFALIPGERILTGSARMLQRPIGPLVDALRSLGGTISYLGEEGFPPIKIKGGALQGGELLLEGKQSSQFASALILIASSLPGGLTLLIPKDQVSGSYIDFTLGILKKLGIEIIRNVEGVRILSGDYQENKWVIEGDYSAASYWYEWLCFLPNHVQIKLPGLYPNSYQPDGRVVEIFKRLGIDTVYDEVGVIISKNPDFNLPEDILHFDCIETPDLAQTIAVACAGLGISVQISGLSTLRIKETDRIHALEIELRRLGLNPVAGPNEILIPKGALKNPLEPIQTYGDHRMVMAFTPLVSILGELSIFDPLQVKKSYPGFWDQAQNFCKIRSL comes from the coding sequence ATGACATACCAGCTAAATGCCCAAGGGGTGGGCAGTGATTTTACAATTGCTTTACCGGGATCAAAGAGTGAAACCAACCGACTGTTGATCATCGAGGCACTCAGTGACAAAAGAGTTGAAATTCTTAACCCATCTGAGGCGCAAGACAGTCAAATTATGGTGGACCTGATCCAATCAAAGGAATCCATACTGAATGTAGGAGATGCTGGGACTGTCATGAGATTTCTTGCGGCTTATTTTGCTTTAATTCCAGGGGAGCGAATATTAACCGGAAGTGCCAGGATGTTGCAGCGTCCGATTGGTCCCTTGGTTGATGCATTAAGGAGTTTGGGGGGCACAATCAGTTACCTGGGAGAAGAGGGCTTTCCCCCCATTAAAATCAAAGGAGGAGCCTTGCAGGGAGGGGAACTTCTCTTAGAAGGCAAACAAAGCAGCCAGTTTGCTTCTGCTTTAATATTAATCGCATCTTCTCTTCCTGGTGGTCTCACACTTCTGATTCCAAAAGACCAGGTTTCAGGAAGTTATATAGACTTCACGCTCGGGATTTTAAAAAAACTCGGTATTGAGATAATAAGGAATGTTGAAGGGGTCCGAATTCTTTCTGGCGATTACCAGGAGAATAAATGGGTTATAGAGGGGGATTACAGTGCAGCCTCGTATTGGTATGAGTGGCTTTGTTTTCTTCCGAATCATGTACAAATCAAATTGCCCGGGCTGTATCCGAATAGTTATCAGCCGGATGGTAGGGTGGTGGAGATTTTCAAGCGGTTGGGGATCGATACGGTGTATGATGAAGTTGGTGTAATTATTTCTAAGAATCCCGATTTTAATTTACCAGAAGATATTTTGCATTTTGATTGCATTGAAACCCCTGATCTTGCACAGACCATTGCTGTTGCCTGTGCCGGGTTGGGGATAAGTGTTCAAATATCCGGACTGAGTACACTCAGGATAAAGGAAACGGATCGTATCCATGCCTTAGAGATCGAACTTCGCAGATTGGGTTTGAATCCTGTTGCAGGACCGAATGAAATTTTAATTCCAAAGGGAGCGCTAAAAAATCCACTTGAGCCAATTCAAACATATGGCGATCATCGCATGGTGATGGCGTTTACACCACTGGTAAGTATCCTCGGAGAACTTTCTATCTTTGATCCCTTACAGGTCAAGAAATCTTATCCAGGATTTTGGGATCAGGCACAAAATTTTTGTAAGATTCGCAGTCTTTGA
- a CDS encoding chorismate synthase, with translation MNSFGRIFKVSIYGESHGPVVGILIDGIPPGIELSATDFYSDIARRKPGSKGTTTRVEADEPVIKSGVFNQKTTGAPLCIEFINSNIRSGDYDQFVNQPRPGHSDFSASRKFKNFNDHRGGGHFSGRLTAAIVAAGVVAKKILTNIQIQARIVEAGGKENIEEALQLALESNDSIGGIVECRVTGIPVGWGEPFFDSLESVLAHLMFAIPAVKGIEFGSGFQAAKMKGSTHNDPIIDQEGHTLTNHSGGISGGLGNGNEMVFRIAVKPTSSTPQKQQTYDFEKTTVSELVVEGRHDLCIALRVPVVVEAMTALGLVDLMFIQSLRG, from the coding sequence ATGAATTCCTTCGGCAGAATTTTTAAGGTAAGTATTTACGGAGAATCACATGGACCTGTCGTGGGTATTCTAATAGATGGGATTCCACCCGGAATTGAATTGAGCGCAACTGATTTCTATTCAGATATCGCAAGAAGAAAACCTGGATCGAAAGGGACTACCACCAGAGTTGAGGCGGACGAACCTGTCATTAAATCAGGCGTTTTTAATCAAAAGACAACCGGCGCACCCTTGTGTATTGAATTTATCAATTCCAATATCAGATCAGGTGATTACGATCAGTTTGTCAATCAACCCAGACCGGGGCATTCAGATTTCAGTGCTTCGAGAAAATTCAAAAATTTTAATGATCATCGTGGTGGTGGTCATTTTTCCGGGCGTCTTACTGCAGCAATTGTTGCCGCCGGTGTGGTTGCAAAGAAAATATTGACCAACATACAGATCCAGGCAAGAATTGTTGAGGCAGGAGGAAAAGAAAATATAGAGGAAGCTTTGCAATTGGCTTTGGAAAGTAATGACAGCATTGGCGGTATTGTTGAGTGTCGGGTTACTGGTATTCCAGTTGGATGGGGGGAGCCTTTTTTTGATTCTTTAGAGTCAGTACTGGCTCACTTAATGTTTGCCATTCCTGCTGTTAAGGGGATTGAATTTGGCAGTGGGTTCCAGGCAGCAAAAATGAAGGGGTCCACCCACAATGATCCAATCATTGATCAGGAGGGACATACCCTTACTAATCATTCCGGAGGAATATCCGGTGGCTTGGGAAATGGCAACGAGATGGTTTTTCGCATTGCTGTAAAACCCACCTCGAGTACACCTCAAAAACAGCAGACCTATGATTTTGAAAAAACAACTGTCAGCGAATTGGTTGTGGAGGGACGCCATGACTTGTGTATAGCACTTAGGGTTCCAGTAGTTGTCGAAGCCATGACGGCATTGGGGCTTGTAGATCTTATGTTTATACAATCTTTAAGAGGTTGA